The genomic region GCTGGCACAGGTTGTAGATGGGCATCCAGTGCTCGTTCATCTTTTCCACATCCTCATCCAGCAGGTAGCGGAGAAACTCGGAGAAGGTCACGTCGTCGCCTGCTGACTTGCCCCCGTTTTTTCGGTACCTCCTGACAATCTCCACCCCGTACTTCAGCTGGTACTCCTTGATCTCCCCAAACTTATTCCTGTAGGCCGACAGCAGCCTCTCCGCGGGGTTTCGCACAAAGATGAACTTGTAATAGTTCTTCAGGCGGTAGTTGATCTCGTCCGGCTTCATGTCCCCCAGGAACACCAGGTCGCTCTTGTGGTCCATCTTGAGCTTGACGTCGACGCTCTCCAGCGCTCCATCCAGCACCTTCAGGATGCGCTTCCAGTTGGAGCAGGCCACCTTGGGGACGTAGCAGTACAGAAAGCGGTACTTGTCGCTGACCAGGAGGTGACGGAGCACCGTCCGCCGCTGGCCGGCCGGCAGCTCCCAGACGCTGTGGGGCATGGCCCGCTGCCCGCAGACCGAGCGGATGGTGCGGTTGCGGATGTCCCGCAGCACCTCACGGTCGAGGTCGCCAGGGACCTCCCTGCCGCCCACCCTCCGGACGAGCTCCCCTGCCGGAGGGTGCAGCGGGGGCGGCTTCACCTCGGCCAGGATGCCCTTCTCGATCATCAGCAGCAGCCCGCTGGAGGCCAGGATCACGCCGAACATCAACAtggagggcagcagcaccgTGCCGCCGGCCCGCAAACGGGACCGGCTGCAGGCCGAGGCGGGCGCCCGCCTCAACTCCCCGGAGAAGGGGGACCGGGGGAACATGGCCTCGAAAGAGCCGGGCCAACGCCGCCTCAGCCTCCGAGCCTCATGCCCGGGTAAGGGGGGAGTTGGATGCCGGCTCCCGGCCGCCGGCACCGGGGAAGGGGGTGAGGCGGGGCAGCCGCCGGCAGTGACGGCCgcgcggggcgggcagggggccggcggaggcggcggccaTTTCGCGGCGTCCCCGCCCCGCGCTCATCGTTTCCCCTTCTCTCCGTGCCTGCCTCCTTCTCTCTGTCACGGGGGAGTGGGAAGGGAGCTTCGGAGGGTGTCCCTCGGCCCCTTCAGGCGTCTCCGTGAGGGAAGGGAGCCCGGAGCCGCCTGCCGCCGCGTTTCCAgtcagggctgcagctcccgccGCGTTCCTCAGTCACTCAGGGCAGGCGCAGTTATTAGGGTGAACGAACATGCCACGTTCTCCTCTCCCCACAATAAGTattacatttaagaaaataaaccatCCCCGGCCTTGGTTCCGGATTACAGGACAGATTTGAAGGGTGCTCGTAGCCCAGAGGAGGCTTCAGTGCTTCAGTGCTGCGTTTTCTGCACCCAGACCCCACCTGCACACACACTTCTTGCTCCTGTAACAATAACTGAGTTGCAAAGAGTGGGTTTTAAACACACCGAGTCTGAAGCTGCACCTTTTGACTCCCAGTGCTTCCACGCTTGTATTTAGTCATTCTGCAGCATGATACAGGCTTTAATTAGACAGCTATAATCTGCATTTTCCCCAATACTTCATTAAGACAGACTACTATTAATTAGTTATGACATGTTTTGTTTAACCCGTTAACATTTTATTGCATGGTTTCAGCATTGGAAGTGGAAGAGAAAGTGATTTAAATTACCTTGCgagctctctgcagcttcttGGGCGCTGTGCACAGAGGGGAGTCTAAGCCAAGGACAGCTGTGCCACCACctggaaggcaaagaaaaatatttctaaatatataggTATTTCCCCCAAGCCTTGCTCTTTAGATTGTCTGAATGACTCGAGCTGAAGTTCTCCTCACACCACCTCCACCTAAAGCAAACCCTAAGAGCAGCAACAAGCTGTAACCAGAGGCTTGTAGTTGGAGCCAGGTAGGCAGCCTGAACAGCAGGTAAATGCTAAACTAGACATAAGGATGCAATTTCTAAATAGAGCTCTTTCTGGAGCAGAAATCATGCCATACTTGCATTgttcaacatatttttcttcattgcactTTCAGAGCATACCACAGGGTTTGTGCTTCTTAACTAGTCTTCCAGGGACTCTGTCAAAAGCTTTCTtaacatcaaaagaaaacagcttagTTTTCTTTGATCAAAAGCCAAGAGTGTTTTGTCAGCCAAGACAGACAAAGTATTTGTAGTGAAGTGCAAGAGCCTGAAGCTagattattttacattttacagttttattttgatgtaaatACAGCATTAGTTTTAGGAAGATACTGAATATTCTACACTGTGAtcagcagcacagctgaaaatctgcacaATCTGTAGCATTACCAGATTTCTGATATGATTTCAGAGGGCAGGTCTGAGGATCTGATCTTGATCTCAATACCAGAGTAAACTGAAGGTGTGCCAACGTATGAGATGAGAATCAGACCTACTTGGAAAGCCTGCATCTTAGAGAAGAAGATTGATTACAGTAAACACTGGTAAAGGCACTAATactatttccaaaacaaacaagggaaatttttatttcttagaaGGCATACTAGCCTAGCACCGCTTGCCCTCCTTTGTTTCTATTCACTTGTGATATCTATAGGCCTAGAGTAGTTACATATGGTAACCAATGAGTTCTGAATATATATTCCAGACTGCTAGAAATCGGAGACTGCCCGTGATGTCAGtcagttcattttttcctcctaggtATGCAAGGAAACTTTGATTTAAGGATTGGTCTTAATAGCACAGGTCTTTGGTAGGATGCAAAGTCTCTATAGAAACAACATAGCTAAGAAAATACAGGATTTGTGGTgctgtgttgtttgtttgcaagACTAAAGCCcatgtcactgaaaaaaaatattaactagtTATACTGAATGTGCCTAATGCTCACTCTGCATGGTAATAAACTTGATCTTCAAACAGTTAAAAGAAGCACCATGTTCAGAATGTGCAGAACTACTGGAATATATTTCAGAGATccatttcttcagagaagatACATTTCGAACATAAAATGTCACTAAGAAACCCTAAGTTTAGGCTGCTGTGAGTTGCCTATAAAGCTTGTACTGCAAAGCACAAGAGATGGAATTTAGTTCTTTCTTACAGATATATCAAGGAGGATTTTGTAATAATTGACAGCCCTTTTCAGGATGCTTTCAAACTCTACCTGTTTACCTTTGTCACTTTATTCCAAATAACTAAAGGCAACTGACCCTCATTTTGGCCAACTAGATATGTATTCTGGCTCCGCTACAATTACAGGAACCACGCATAAGATGCACATGGGAACAGAAGGCCCGCTGATGACTGCATCTGTGAGCTTCTCGCTGATCCTAATTGTAAACTGTGAGTTTGGGAAGGAAGAGGCTTGCAGACATGCTGTTTCATCTAATTGATCTGCTGACTTCATGGTGCACTCTAGACAAACTTTGATGCTTGTTTCTCCACTTCAGGTAAGTATTTCTGCAGTAGTTGTCATCCTAGCCCAGACTAGTGCATAATGACTAGCCAGTGATGTTATCACTGGATCTTGCCAGAGCATGTAGAGCATTGTGTTAAGAAACTACCTTCAGCACTGCCTGAAATAAGTTGTACTGActcaaatgtaaaatttaagagtctgttcctttgctttttcacatttaaaaagcGACATCTCACAGACACCGTAAAAATCCGTGTCTCCTGTAACTCAGACAGCACATGCAGCCCACAGCACTGTTTGTCCCCAATACCAGCAGCACTTACAACTCTGCACAGAGCAACCTTCTCAATCCACCCCCACTGTGAGTGCCTGGGAAAACAGGCAGGCTTTACAGCATGCCCAATGGATTAACCAAATCCAGCTGTCGTTACTATATATGGGTAAAGTATGGCTGCACTTAAACTGCACCTTTCATCTGTAGGAATCTTAAAGTCCCTGTGCAGAAGAGAGACACATTCATCCACACCAAGTCACAGTAAATTGTTTGCATCCCATGGCTATATGCAGCACCATGGAACAAGGAAAACCCTCATAGCCATACTCATAGAGATGCTTTGCCAGATCTCAGTGTGATCCTCATCTACCTAGGGGTGTAATGGCAGCCTCTTCCCCACAATTACTCATTTCTGAAGGAtataaaaataggatttttataATTCACAGCACTCTTCAAGCTGCTTTCAAACCCCACCATTTACTTTTGCCTTAGGATCACAGGGTTGGCATTGCAATCCATAGCAGGACAGCTCTTGCCAGCCCAGCAAAGACCATTCCTGAGAGCAGGAACGGAAAACTTCAGTCCGTTGCCTGTCCAGACCAAGGGGTTAGGAGCATGTTCCTTCCATCCCCAGGTAACAACCAACTGGTGTTGAATAATtctctagttttttttttttctttctcaatgcGAACTCACATGAGCAGAGAAGCAACATTATAATGCATTGTTTTATATACTTAACTGCATTACACTGAGCTGGTCTCCCAGTATCATTTATGAGGGTGACACTCAGGTTTAAAGCAGACTGTAGTATTCATCCCTGTCTAACAGAAATGGTCTTAATAAAAAAAGTGTCAATTCCTATAGGAGATGGAGAGAAAGACTGAAGGACATACGtgtcccttccagcccagcgTGAGGTCAGACACTGATGGTCATCACAAGCACTGCCACATGCCCTACCAAGGCCCTGCTGGTCTTTCGGGTAGGATCCAATATTTACTTTGGGCTGAGAAACTGCAAAAAGTAAGAACACATGAGGCCCCAACAAAAagcttaggaaaaaagaaaaaatgtttgaagaaCAACCATTTGAGCTGATGCCAACTTTCCAAACAAGCACAGTACAGCATGACAGGACAGTGACAAGTAAGTGTGGGCAAAATAAGGCCTCTTGGACCAATACGAACAGCTCCAgatcaaaaagcaaaacaagcaaagctTGAAGAGAAGAGATCTGATGTTGTGGCTTGTGTCCATAGATTATCCAGTAATTTAGTATAATAAAGCCTCTTAAGGAAGTGGATAAGTGTAGTGAGCTGATTGTGAAATGGCTTCTATGTAAAGCAGAGTTTCTTATCTCtaggaaaaaagtctttttaaaacaagtcaAACATGCTGGGTGAATATGCTAAATAATTCAGAGATTATTATGACAGGCTAGGTCTATCTTGCTCGTAATAGAAATCactattttcaaggaaaatgtaGCGCTGAAGGATCTGCTTATCTTGCAACTGCAAATTAATTGATATGCAGCTGGCTGAACTTGCAAAGACCTTATGCTGAGTTATGCcatttttccctgctctgttgTGCATAACTGTGCAATTGCCTCGGAACTGAGCCTTTTCAGGAGTTTTGGTTCCTTTTTTCAAGGAAACCACCACCACACATGGTCATTAGAAGCCACAGCAGCTTGTCCCACCTTGGCTTTGCCAATTTCCCAGTGTACTGATGcctggagggaggaagagaacaCACTCAGGTCCCCGGGATTGTAAGGACAGTAAATTCGTGGGGCAGGCTGCAAGGCTGTATATTCGCCACTGGGGCTATATGCACCATATAGGTGCCAGCGCTCGGATCTGCTCCAGCTGGGCAAGAGGTGAGGGGAAGTTCAGAAATAGCGCAGGGGCCGGCATTTCGGTAACAGCAGCTCTGAGTcagagctttcctggcactggcCGTGGGCAGCAACTCCCAAGTCTTCTGAAGAAGAGCAGATCAACGTGCAGGAGCCCTTCCCAGGCAGAGAACATACAATTTTAAGCAGTAGAAACCAAAACTccctttttctgctcttcatcCTCCACTGGCCAATCTCAAATCTCTCCCAGCCCTTCCATACCAGGGCTGTGTATCCCTACCAGTTGCATACACGTCGGACATCACTAACATCAGCAGTCAGCTGTGGCTTTATCATCAAATTTTCAGTATGAACACACATTAAATGTGTGCAGCTATGAAACTCACGTTGCCAGAGGGTCTCAAAGTCTCCAAACTAATTCTAGGTATATCTGCTCCTCTTTACAACAAGTGGTTCCCCGAGGCTCCCAAACAGCTCTTGTGGGGCTGTAATGAAGTTACGAGTCCTGCAGGTCATCTCCAGTGATTGCCACCGGCCTCATTACCTGCTTCAGCCAGCCTTGCACACTTAAATAATGAGGAAAGTTCGGAGTCAGCACAGCGATCTGCttgagcagcagcactgagcgACTTGCCATACAAGGCAGTGATGCTGCAGTGGCAGGACTGATCCTTAGAAATGAAAATTGCTGCAGGGCTTATGCTTTGCCACATCCTCGGTAGATGACTTTTTTGGGGGGCGTTAAAGATCTCCTACAAACGTGCTAGACAGGACGTTATTTCCAGTGGGGAAAAAGTGTCAGAAGGGTTGGCTGTCTTGTGAAAATGCGTTGTTCTCACTGATGCAGGGCTGATAGATGGTTGGAAATATTCCTTCTTCATTATATATTTTCCTCCCAAGTCTTGGTTGAAAGGCAGAAATATCTGTTAAGGAAAAGCAATGCTACATGGCA from Anser cygnoides isolate HZ-2024a breed goose chromosome 5, Taihu_goose_T2T_genome, whole genome shotgun sequence harbors:
- the CHST14 gene encoding carbohydrate sulfotransferase 14, whose translation is MFPRSPFSGELRRAPASACSRSRLRAGGTVLLPSMLMFGVILASSGLLLMIEKGILAEVKPPPLHPPAGELVRRVGGREVPGDLDREVLRDIRNRTIRSVCGQRAMPHSVWELPAGQRRTVLRHLLVSDKYRFLYCYVPKVACSNWKRILKVLDGALESVDVKLKMDHKSDLVFLGDMKPDEINYRLKNYYKFIFVRNPAERLLSAYRNKFGEIKEYQLKYGVEIVRRYRKNGGKSAGDDVTFSEFLRYLLDEDVEKMNEHWMPIYNLCQPCAVRYDFIGSYERLNEDANHVLEKVQAPSFIRFPERQSWYKPVTAETLHYYLCNTQQKLIKELLPKYILDFSLFAYPLPNITSEFCRQ